The Estrella lausannensis region ACAGGCTGCGGAAATTGCGTTTCTTCTGCTTACGATGCGTCCAGCTGTAGGCCAAAGCCCTCATTACAGCTTCTTTTGTGATCCTGAGGTGGTTTTTTCGGTCTCCCCAAAATCCTTTTGCTTGCTTGAGAATGCGTTTTTTTCGGCGATGTGCTGCAACAGCATTGGTAACTCTAACCATCGCATTCCTCCATGATCTTTAACTGATACATTACGTTCTTATTTTACGCACAATGCGCGCTTATACATCTTGAGCTGGGCGTCACTGACTAGCCCTGGCCTGCGAAGTTGTCTTTTGCGCTTTGCCGTCTTCTTTGTTAAAATATGACGCTTTCCTGGGCGCGCCCTTTTGAGTTTCCCGGTACCGGTCACT contains the following coding sequences:
- the rplT gene encoding 50S ribosomal protein L20, whose amino-acid sequence is MVRVTNAVAAHRRKKRILKQAKGFWGDRKNHLRITKEAVMRALAYSWTHRKQKKRNFRSLWITRLSAAAKIHGVSYSKFIHGLKVAKCELDRKVLADMAIRDPEGFAKVVDMSKKALA
- the rpmI gene encoding 50S ribosomal protein L35 — translated: MPKMKTKKAVAARFRVTGTGKLKRARPGKRHILTKKTAKRKRQLRRPGLVSDAQLKMYKRALCVK